From one Parambassis ranga chromosome 5, fParRan2.1, whole genome shotgun sequence genomic stretch:
- the LOC114435826 gene encoding sodium- and chloride-dependent GABA transporter 2-like translates to MDQKQNCSEKMTPGDRPGHIQPKPQERERWANKMEYILAVAGHIIGLGNVWRFPYLCYKNGGGVFFIPYVLFLFTCGIPLFFLETSLGQYTSQGGITCWQKICPLFEGLGYGSQVIVLYTGVYYIIILAWTFLYLFSCFSAELPWANCHNSWNTGGCFVHGQNETSSLLLYGNGTSSVVEFWERRILGLSDGIDKIGNIRWDLALCLLLAWVLCYFCIWNGVKTTGKVVYFTATFPYLMLAVLLVRGLTLPGAKEGIMFYLYPDPSRLTDPEVWMDAGSQIFYSYGVCTGVLTSLGSYNKFNNNCYRDCVYLCLLNSLTSFVAGFAIFSVLGFMAEEQGVDISLVAESGPGLAFIAYPRAVALMPLPQLWAIFFFIMIIFLGLDSEFVYQEAMVTTISDMYPSFFQNNCRRKLLLLGINCGSFFLGLLMVTEGGLYIFQLFDYYACSGMTLLLFAVLQSACIGWVYGADRQYDNIQAMIGYRPWPFMKYCWQYFTPAICTCTLLFSIVKYTPLKFNNTYEYPWWGYAIGGFFTLSSTLMVPVWMLYAVCITPGTLKQRLKRLCSPAKDLPTATLMKATNHEAFQTFTDMYTLRQTATSQDRDDRTQRSSII, encoded by the exons ATggaccaaaaacaaaactgctcAGAGAAAATGACCCCGGGGGACAGACCTGGACACATTCAGCCCAAACCtcaggagagggagaggtgggcCAATAAGATGGAGTACATCTTGGCCGTGGCAGGACACATTATTGGTCTGGGAAATGTGTGGAGGTTTCCATACCTTTGTTACAAAAATGGAGGAG GGGTTTTCTTCATTCCTTACGTTTTGTTTCTGTTCACCTGTGGCATCCCGCTCTTCTTCCTGGAGACGTCTTTGGGCCAGTACACCAGTCAGGGAGGAATAACATGCTGGCAAAAAATCTGCCCTCTTTTTGAAG gcttAGGTTATGGAAGCCAGGTGATTGTTTTGTACACTGGTGTGTATTACATCATCATACTGGCTTGGACGTTTCTCTACCTCTTTTCATGCTTCAGTGCTGAGCTTCCATGGGCGAACTGTCACAACAGCTGGAACACTGGTGGCTGTTTTGTTCATGGTCAAAATGAAacatcctctctgctgctctatGGAAACGGCACATCTTCAGTTGTAGAGTTTTGGGA GAGGAGAATCTTGGGCCTGTCTGATGGAATCGATAAAATTGGTAATATCCGTTGGGACCTTGCTCTTTGTCTACTTCTGGCCTGGGTGTTGTGTTACTTTTGTATCTGGAATGGAGTGAAGACAACAGGAAAG gtggTGTACTTCACAGCCACATTTCCATATTTGATGTTGGCGGTGCTGCTTGTTCGTGGTCTTACATTACCAGGAGCCAAAGAAGGGATTATGTTCTACCTCTACCCAGACCCATCCCGACTCACTGATCCAGAG GTGTGGATGGATGCTGGCAGCCAAATTTTCTACTCTTATGGAGTTTGCACAGGTGTTTTGACGTCACTGGGAAGTTACAACAAGTTCAACAACAACTGCTACAG AGACTGCGTGTATCTGTGCCTGCTGAACAGTCTGACCAGCTTCGTCGCTGGATTCGCCATCTTCTCTGTGCTTGGTTTCATGGCAGAGGAGCAAGGTGTGGACATATCGCTGGTGGCTGAATCAG GACCAGGACTGGCATTTATTGCATATCCTCGTGCGGTGGCTTTAATGCCTCTTCCTCAGCTCTGGGCAatcttcttcttcattatgATCATCTTCTTGGGATTGGACAGTGAG TTTGTGTATCAAGAGGCGATGGTAACAACCATTTCCGACATGTATCCGTCCTTCTTTCAAAACAACTGTCGCCGTAAACTCCTCCTTCTTGGCATAAATTGTGGAAGTTTTTTTCTCGGTCTTCTGATGGTAACAGAG GGAGGCCTTTATATTTTTCAGTTGTTTGACTACTATGCTTGCAGTGGGATGACGCTCCTGCTCTTCGCTGTACTTCAGTCTGCCTGCATTGGATGGGTCTATG GTGCTGATCGTCAGTATGATAATATACAGGCCATGATTGGATACCGACCGTGGCCTTTCATGAAATACTGTTGGCAGTATTTCACACCAGCTATCTGTACT TGCACACTTCTCTTCTCTATTGTGAAATATACCCCACTCAAATTCAACAACACTTATGAATACCCCTGGTGGGGCTATGCCATTGGAGGTTTCTTCACACTTTCTTCAACACTGATGGTTCCTGTGTGGATGCTGTACGCTGTCTGCATCACTCCGGGAACACTGAAGCAG AGACTGAAACGCCTGTGCAGCCCAGCAAAGGACCTACCTACTGCAACTTTAATGAAAGCAACAAACCATGAAGCATTTCAGACTTTCACAGACATGTATACACTGCGGCAGACAGCAACTTCCCAAGACAGGGATGACAGAACTCAGAGATCATCTATTATTTAA
- the LOC114436852 gene encoding green-sensitive opsin-like: MAWDGGIEPNGTEGRNFYIPMSNRTGIVRSPFEYPQYYMVDPWIYYLLAFYMFFLICTGTPINGLTLFVTAQNKKLRQPLNFILVNLAVAGLIMCAFGFTITITSALNGYFILGPTFCAIEGFMATLGGEVALWSLVVLAVERYIVVCKPMGSFKFSGTHAGAGVAFTWIMAFACAGPPLFGWSRYLPEGMQCSCGPDYYTRAPGFNNESYVIYMFVVHFFVPVFLIFFSYGCLVLTVKAAAAQQQDSASTQKAEKEVTRMCFLMVIGFLVAWTPYATFSAWIFLNKGASFTAMQAAIPAFFAKSSALYNPVIYVLLNKQFRNCMLSTIGMGGMVEDETSVSTSKTEVSSVS, translated from the exons ATGGCTTGGGATGGAGGAATCGAGCCCAATGGCACAGAGGGAAGGAACTTCTACATCCCCATGTCCAACAGGACTGGGATTGTTAGGAGTCCTTTTGAATACCCACAGTACTACATGGTAGATCCATGGATCTACTATCTGCTGGCTTTCTACATGTTCTTCCTGATCTGCACTGGAACTCCTATCAACGGCCTGACATTGTTCGTGACGGCTCAGAACAAGAAGCTCCGACAACCCCTCAACTTCATCCTGGTCAACCTGGCTGTGGCTGGACTCATCATGTGCGCCTTTGgcttcaccatcaccatcacatcTGCTCTGAACGGCTACTTCATCCTTGGCCCCACTTTCTGTGCTATTGAGGGATTCATGGCCACACTGGGAG GTGAAGTGGCTCTCTGGTCTCTGGTGGTGCTGGCTGTTGAGAGGTACATTGTCGTCTGCAAACCCATGGGAAGCTTCAAATTCAGTGGAACTCATGCTGGAGCTGGAGTCGCCTTCACCTGGATCATGGCCTTCGCTTGTGCTGGACCTCCTCTCTTTGGCTGGTCCAG GTACCTTCCTGAGGGCATGCAGTGCTCCTGCGGACCTGACTACTACACTCGGGCTCCAGGCTTCAACAATGAGTCATACGTCATCTACATGTTTGTTGTCCACTTCTTTGTCCCTGTCTTCCTGATTTTCTTCAGCTACGGATGTCTTGTGCTGACAGTGAAAGCT GCTGcagcccagcagcaggactcagCCTCTACCCAGAAAGCAGAGAAGGAAGTGACACGTATGTGCTTCTTGATGGTCATCGGCTTCCTGGTTGCATGGACACCATATGCCACTTTCTCTGCCTGGATCTTCCTGAACAAGGGAGCTTCCTTCACTGCCATGCAGGCAGCCATCCCTGCCTTCTTTGCAAAGAGCTCTGCCCTGTACAACCCTGTTATCTACGTGCTGTTGAACAAACAG ttCCGTAACTGCATGCTGAGTACCATTGGAATGGGCGGCATGGTAGAGGATGAGACCTCAGTTTCAACAAGCaagacagaagtgtcctctgtGTCTTAA
- the LOC114436853 gene encoding green-sensitive opsin-like, producing MAWDGGFEPNGTEGRNFYIPMSNRTGIVRSPYEYPQYYMVDPWIYYLLAFYMFFLICTGTPINGLTLFVTAQNKKLRQPLNFILVNLAVAGLIMCAFGFTITITSALNGYFILGPTFCAIEGFMATLGGEVALWSLVVLAVERYIVVCKPMGSFKFSGTHAAVGVAFTWIMAFSCAGPPLFGWSRYLPEGMQCSCGPDYYTRAPGFNNESYVIYMFVVHFFVPVFLIFFSYGCLVLTVKAAAAQQQDSASTQKAEKEVTRMCFLMVIGFLVAWVPYATFSAWIFLNKGASFTAMQAAIPAFFAKSSALYNPVIYVLLNKQFRNCMLSTIGMGGMVDDESSVSTSKTEVSSVSQS from the exons ATGGCTTGGGATGGAGGATTCGAGCCCAATGGCACAGAGGGCAGGAACTTCTACATCCCCATGTCCAACAGGACTGGGATTGTTAGGAGTCCTTATGAATACCCACAGTACTACATGGTAGATCCATGGATCTACTATCTGCTGGCTTTCTACATGTTCTTCCTGATCTGCACTGGAACTCCTATCAACGGCCTGACATTGTTCGTGACGGCTCAGAACAAGAAGCTCCGACAACCCCTCAACTTCATCCTGGTCAACCTGGCTGTGGCTGGACTCATCATGTGCGCCTTTGgcttcaccatcaccatcacgtCTGCTCTGAACGGCTACTTCATCCTTGGCCCCACTTTCTGTGCTATTGAGGGATTCATGGCCACACTGGGAG GTGAAGTGGCTCTCTGGTCTCTGGTGGTGCTGGCTGTTGAGAGGTACATTGTCGTCTGCAAACCCATGGGAAGCTTCAAATTCAGTGGAACTCATGCTGCAGTTGGAGTCGCCTTCACCTGGATCATGGCCTTCTCTTGTGCTGGACCTCCTCTCTTTGGCTGGTCCAG GTACCTTCCTGAGGGCATGCAGTGCTCCTGCGGACCTGACTACTACACTCGGGCTCCAGGCTTCAACAATGAGTCATACGTCATCTACATGTTTGTTGTCCACTTCTTCGTCCCTGTCTTCCTGATTTTCTTCAGCTACGGATGTCTTGTGCTGACAGTGAAAGCT GCTGcagcccagcagcaggactcagCCTCTACCCAGAAAGCAGAGAAGGAAGTGACACGTATGTGCTTCTTGATGGTCATCGGCTTCCTGGTTGCATGGGTACCATATGCCACTTTCTCTGCCTGGATCTTCCTGAACAAGGGAGCTTCCTTCACTGCAATGCAGGCAGCCATCCCTGCCTTCTTTGCAAAGAGCTCTGCCCTGTACAACCCTGTTATCTATGTGCTGTTGAACAAACAG TTCCGTAACTGCATGTTGAGCACCATTGGAATGGGCGGCATGGTGGACGATGAGTCCTCAGTTTCAACAAGCaagacagaagtgtcctctgtgtctcaaTCATGA